Proteins encoded together in one Telopea speciosissima isolate NSW1024214 ecotype Mountain lineage chromosome 4, Tspe_v1, whole genome shotgun sequence window:
- the LOC122659906 gene encoding actin-depolymerizing factor 5-like: MAMAFKMAITGMWVTEECRNSFMEMKKKKVHRYIVFKIDEGSKLVTVDKVGGPAESYDDLAASLPDDDCRYAVFDFDFVTVDNCRKSKIFFIAWAPPASRIRAKMLYATSKDGLRRVLEGVHYEVQATDPTEMGIEVIRDRAK, encoded by the exons ATGGCGATGGCTTTCAAGATG GCGATTACGGGGATGTGGGTAACGGAGGAGTGCAGGAACTCGTTCATGgagatgaaaaagaagaaggtgcACCGCTACATAGTGTTCAAGATCGACGAGGGGTCCAAGCTCGTCACCGTCGACAAGGTCGGTGGCCCCGCCGAGAGCTACGATGACCTCGCCGCTTCCCTCCCCGACGACGACTGCCGCTATGCCGTATTTGACTTCGACTTCGTCACCGTCGATAACTGCCGGAAGAGCAAGATCTTCTTCATTGCATG GGCTCCACCAGCGTCGAGGATTAGGGCGAAGATGCTATACGCAACATCCAAAGATGGGCTGAGGAGAGTGCTTGAGGGTGTTCACTATGAAGTGCAGGCCACCGACCCGACCGAGATGGGTATCGAAGTCATCAGAGACCGTGCCAAATAG